In Equus quagga isolate Etosha38 unplaced genomic scaffold, UCLA_HA_Equagga_1.0 73442_RagTag, whole genome shotgun sequence, the following proteins share a genomic window:
- the LOC124234281 gene encoding ATP-sensitive inward rectifier potassium channel 15, with amino-acid sequence MDAMHINMSSAPLVKHTAGAGLKTNRPRVMSKSGHSNVRIDKVDGIYLLYLQDLWTTVIDMKWRYKLTLFAATFVMTWFLFGVIYYAIAFIHGDLEPSERISNHTPCIMKVDSLTGAFLFSLESQTTIGYGVRSITEECPHAIFLLVAQLVITTLIEIFITGTFLAKIARPKKRAETIKFSHCAVITKQNGKLCLVIQVANMRKSLLIQCQLSGKLLQTHVTKEGERILLNQATVKFHVDSSSESPFLILPMTFYHVLDETSPLRDLTPQNLKEKEFELVVLLNATVESTSAVCQSRTSYIPEEIYWGFEFVPVVSLSKTGKYVADFSQFEQIRKSPDCTFYCADAEKQKLEEKYRQEDQRERELRTLLLQQSNV; translated from the coding sequence ATGGACGCCATGCACATCAACATGTCCAGTGCTCCTCTGGTGAAGCACACTGCTGGAGCTGGACTCAAGACCAACAGGCCCCGAGTCATGTCCAAGAGTGGACACAGCAACGTGAGAATCGACAAGGTGGATGGCATCTACTTACTCTACCTTCAAGACTTGTGGACGACCGTGATCGACATGAAGTGGAGGTACAAGCTCACCCTCTTTGCAGCCACCTTTGTGATGACCTGGTTCCTGTTTGGAGTAATCTATTATGCCATTGCATTTATTCACGGGGACTTAGAACCCAGTGAGCGTATTTCAAATCACACCCCCTGCATCATGAAAGTGGACTCTCTCACAGGCgcatttctcttttccctggaATCCCAGACAACCATTGGCTATGGAGTTCGCTCCATCACGGAGGAATGTCCTCATGCCATTTTCCTGTTGGTCGCTCAGTTGGTCATCACGACCTTGATTGAGATCTTCATCACGGGCACCTTCCTGGCAAAAATCGCCAGACCCAAAAAGCGGGCAGAGACCATCAAGTTCAGCCACTGTGCTGTCATCACCAAGCAGAACGGGAAGCTGTGCTTGGTGATCCAGGTGGCCAACATGAGGAAGAGTCTCCTGATTCAGTGCCAGCTCTCCGGGAAGCTCCTCCAGACCCACGTCACCAAGGAGGGGGAGCGGATCCTCCTGAACCAAGCCACCGTCAAATTCCACGTGGACTCTTCTTCGGAGAGCCCCTTCCTCATTTTGCCCATGACCTTCTACCACGTGCTGGACGAGACGAGCCCCCTGAGAGATCTCACACCGCAGAACCTGAAGGAGAAGGAGTTCGAACTGGTGGTCCTCCTGAACGCCACTGTGGAATCCACCAGCGCCGTCTGCCAGAGCCGCACATCATACATCCCAGAAGAGATCTACTGGGGTTTTGAGTTTGTGCCTGTGGTTTCTCTCTCCAAAACCGGAAAGTATGTGGCTGACTTCAGTCAGTTCGAACAGATCCGGAAGAGCCCGGACTGCACCTTTTATTGCGCAGATGCTGAGAAGCAGAAACTTGAGGAGAAGTACAGGCAGGAggaccagagggaaagagaactGAGGACCCTTTTGTTACAGCAGAGCAACGTCTGA